ATCGAGCGCGACCGCGACAACGATTCCAGTTGTTCACGTTCGTCGGCACTCAACATGACCGGGGGCATGCGTTGGGGCATTGCGATCTCTCCAAGATGAGATACCGCAAAGTACCAAAAATTAACGGGGCAGTACACTAGCAGCATGCTTGCCAAGAGAATCATCCCCTGCCTCGACGTCAACGCGGGGCGCGTCGTCAAAGGCGTGAACTTCGTCGGCCTGCGTGACGCGGGCGATCCGGTCGAGGTCGCGAAGCGCTACGACGACCAGGGCGCGGACGAACTCACCTTTCTCGACATCACCGCCAGCAGCGACGAGCGCGGGCTCATCCTCGACATCATCGAACGCGTCGCGGCGCAGGTCTTCATACCGCTCACCGTCGGCGGCGGCGTGCGCAGCGTCGAGGACGTGAGGCGGCTCCTCAACGCCGGCGCGGACAAGGTCAGCATCAACACCGCGGCGGTGCAGAACCCTCGGCTCGTCGCCGATGCGGCGGACCGCTACGGCTCGCAGTGCATCGTGGTGGCGGTCGACGCGAAGCGCGTCCCCGACGCATCGCGGAAGTGGGAAGTGTTCACCCACGGCGGCCGACGCGCGACCGGGCTCGACGCGGTGGAGTGGGGCGTGAAGATGCAGAAGCTCGGCGCCGGCGAGATCCTGCTGACCAGCATGGACCGCGACGGCACGCGCTCGGGCTTCGACCTCGAGCTCACGCGCGCGTTCTCGGATGCGCTCGACGTGCCGGTCATCGCGAGCGGCGGCGTCGGCGGTCTCGAAGACCTCTCCGACGGCGTGATCGAGGGCCACGCCGACGCGGTGCTCGCCGCGAGCATCTTCCATTACGGCGAGTTCACGGTGCGCCAGGCGAAGGAGCACATGCGCGGCCGCGGCATCGAGGTGAGGCTCTAGTCCTGTATCCTGCCGCCATGAACTGGCTCGACGAAGTCAAATGGACCAGCGACGGCCTGGTGCCGGCGGTCACCCAGGAATTCGCCACCGGCCGCGTGCTCACGCTCGCATGGATGAATCGCGAGGCGCTGGCGAAGACGGTCGAGACCGGCGAGGCGCACTACTGGTCGCGCTCGCGCAACAAGCTCTGGCACAAGGGCGAGGAATCCGGCCACGTGCAGAAGATCAAGTCGGTCCGGCTGGACTGCGACGCGGACGTGGTGCTGCTCGTCGTCGAGCAGCACGGCGGCATCGCCTGCCACACCGGACGCGAGAGCTGCTTCTATCGCAGGCTGGAAGACGGCGTGTGGGTCGAGACCGATCCGGTGCTCAAGGACCCGCGCGAGATCTACGGGAAATGACATGAGCGACATCCTCGACCGTCTGTCACAAACCATACAGTCGCGGCTCACCGCCGATACCGGCACGTCGTACGTGGCGAGCCTCGCGGCCAAAGGGCACGATGCGATCCTGAAGAAGGTCGCGGAGGAGGCCGCCGAGACGCTACTCGCCTCCAAGGACGGTGATAAACTGCATCTCATACGCGAGGTCGCGGACCTCTGGTTCCACTGCATGGTGCTGCTCGCGTGGCACGGCGCCGGCCCTGCAGACGTTCTCGGCGAGCTCGAGCGACGCGAAGGCACTTCGGGCATCGCGGAGAAGAACGCACGCCGCCCGGGTTAGCCGCACGTCTCGCGCGCGGCCGCAAGCTCTCTCTTCCCCGCGGCTTCAGACAATACAGGAGTAGCGATATGGGTTCGTTCAGCATCTGGCACTGGCTGATCGTCTTGCTCGTCGTGGTCCTCATCTTCGGCACCAAGAAGCTGCGCAACATCGGCGCCGACCTCGGCGGCGCGGTGAAAGGCTTCAAGGAAGGCATGAAGAGCGGCGAGGACGACAAGACGCCGAAGACCGAAATCCCGCCGACCGCCGGTCAGACGATCGAGGGCGAGGCGAGGAAAGAGACCACCAAAACGTGAAAAGTGAAATGTGAAACGTGAAACGCCGAGCTCCGATCATGTGCGGCTTACACGTTTCACCCTTCACGTTTCACGTTTCACCGCAAAATGTTTGACATCGGCTTCTCCGAGCTCATG
The sequence above is drawn from the Burkholderiales bacterium genome and encodes:
- the hisF gene encoding imidazole glycerol phosphate synthase subunit HisF; its protein translation is MLAKRIIPCLDVNAGRVVKGVNFVGLRDAGDPVEVAKRYDDQGADELTFLDITASSDERGLILDIIERVAAQVFIPLTVGGGVRSVEDVRRLLNAGADKVSINTAAVQNPRLVADAADRYGSQCIVVAVDAKRVPDASRKWEVFTHGGRRATGLDAVEWGVKMQKLGAGEILLTSMDRDGTRSGFDLELTRAFSDALDVPVIASGGVGGLEDLSDGVIEGHADAVLAASIFHYGEFTVRQAKEHMRGRGIEVRL
- the hisI gene encoding phosphoribosyl-AMP cyclohydrolase, with the protein product MNWLDEVKWTSDGLVPAVTQEFATGRVLTLAWMNREALAKTVETGEAHYWSRSRNKLWHKGEESGHVQKIKSVRLDCDADVVLLVVEQHGGIACHTGRESCFYRRLEDGVWVETDPVLKDPREIYGK
- a CDS encoding phosphoribosyl-ATP diphosphatase, with amino-acid sequence MSDILDRLSQTIQSRLTADTGTSYVASLAAKGHDAILKKVAEEAAETLLASKDGDKLHLIREVADLWFHCMVLLAWHGAGPADVLGELERREGTSGIAEKNARRPG
- the tatA gene encoding Sec-independent protein translocase subunit TatA — protein: MGSFSIWHWLIVLLVVVLIFGTKKLRNIGADLGGAVKGFKEGMKSGEDDKTPKTEIPPTAGQTIEGEARKETTKT